A DNA window from Fibrobacter succinogenes contains the following coding sequences:
- the secD gene encoding protein translocase subunit SecD: MNKHKFGLREIVILAVIIISAISVWPSIQVHTKKGEEQKTFLKENPKMGAKSINFGLDLAGGTSITLQIDQSGLKEGEDIKDIQAQSLEIIRNRVDQYGLSEPQISPTGDDRIVVELAGVDDSTAKSLVGSTAKLEFKILAESEKFTQVVGLIDGYLTRQTTDIIADSTVSDSAKVDSAKKAPEAKEKALSDEELLAGGVAKAEEKKDTAAAEAAPADVVGQSLSSFFISFGNGGFIAEENIEKVKKLLATEGVQKLIPRDVAFAFGSGLEKLRRDSNIKAKRLYLLKRRAEMGGDDITDARPYRVSDGMSAGEVAVNLKFGGIGPKKFSAVTAANVGKQMAIVLDNQVISAPVIRDRIPNGEAQITGLEDMAEANRLAVVLKAGALKAPMQIIESRSVGATLGEENIVQGFGSGAIGLLLCLVFMVAYYRLGGFIASIGVVVNALVTAAVMSVFNATLTLPGIAGFILVVGMSLDANVIIFERIREELKNGLTARAAVAKGYERAFSAILDSNLTTVLTGLILYKIGTGSVKGFGLTLTIGILTSLFCAITISRAILDWRLAKRDRTTLSIGSGFKALNNANLPLMKNRGKFKVFSWILIIASIACVAVKGFDFSIDFTGGQVYTIQYQDDAKHETDLNKALSKAGIQGARVRSLGGTSANSYQISVRGDDASFELAMAKAFEAANQKCEIVAKDTVGPTIGKELRFNAILSVILAWLGIALYVWFRFGKLGLGFGVAAVLGLIHDTIITLGFISAFSLSFDGALIASLLTMIGYSVNDTIVNFDRIRENTALFGSAKYEQTVNSSLNQCFSRTVITSLTTLFVCVVLAVKGGSSIRDFGLVQCFGILIGTYSSVCVCSPIVLWWSKKFKKGV, from the coding sequence ATGAATAAACATAAATTCGGCCTTCGAGAAATTGTCATTCTCGCAGTCATTATTATTTCAGCCATTTCTGTATGGCCTTCTATTCAGGTTCACACCAAGAAGGGTGAAGAACAAAAGACTTTCCTCAAGGAAAATCCGAAGATGGGTGCAAAGTCCATCAACTTCGGTTTGGATCTTGCTGGTGGTACGAGTATCACTCTCCAGATTGATCAGTCTGGCCTCAAGGAAGGCGAAGATATCAAGGATATTCAGGCTCAGTCTCTCGAAATCATCCGTAACCGTGTTGACCAGTACGGTCTTTCTGAACCGCAGATTTCTCCGACCGGCGACGACCGTATTGTCGTTGAACTGGCTGGTGTGGATGACTCTACGGCTAAATCGCTCGTGGGTTCTACGGCAAAGCTTGAATTCAAGATTCTCGCTGAATCTGAAAAGTTTACGCAGGTTGTTGGCCTCATCGATGGTTACCTCACTCGTCAGACGACCGATATCATTGCTGATTCTACGGTGAGCGATTCCGCAAAGGTTGATTCTGCCAAGAAGGCTCCGGAAGCTAAGGAAAAGGCTTTGTCTGACGAAGAACTTCTTGCTGGTGGCGTTGCTAAGGCTGAAGAAAAGAAGGACACCGCTGCTGCAGAAGCCGCTCCGGCAGACGTGGTCGGACAGTCCCTTTCTTCTTTCTTCATTTCTTTCGGCAACGGTGGTTTCATTGCTGAAGAAAATATCGAAAAGGTCAAGAAGCTCCTTGCTACGGAAGGTGTCCAGAAGCTCATCCCGCGCGATGTCGCTTTCGCTTTCGGTAGCGGTCTCGAAAAGCTCCGCCGCGATTCCAACATCAAGGCCAAGCGTCTTTACCTCCTCAAGCGCCGTGCAGAAATGGGCGGTGACGATATCACGGATGCTCGTCCGTACCGCGTTAGCGATGGTATGAGCGCTGGTGAAGTTGCCGTGAACCTCAAGTTCGGTGGCATTGGTCCTAAGAAGTTCTCTGCTGTGACTGCCGCTAACGTTGGCAAGCAGATGGCTATCGTGCTCGACAATCAGGTTATTTCTGCTCCGGTCATCCGTGACCGTATCCCGAATGGTGAAGCTCAGATTACGGGTCTCGAAGACATGGCCGAAGCTAACCGCCTCGCTGTCGTGTTGAAGGCTGGTGCTCTCAAGGCTCCGATGCAGATTATCGAAAGCCGCAGCGTTGGTGCTACCCTCGGTGAAGAAAACATTGTCCAGGGCTTCGGTTCCGGCGCTATCGGCCTCTTGCTCTGCTTGGTGTTCATGGTTGCTTACTACCGCCTCGGTGGTTTCATCGCAAGTATCGGCGTGGTTGTTAACGCTCTCGTGACTGCCGCTGTGATGTCTGTGTTCAACGCAACGCTTACTCTTCCGGGTATTGCTGGTTTCATCCTCGTTGTCGGTATGTCTCTCGACGCGAATGTGATTATTTTCGAACGTATCCGTGAAGAACTCAAGAACGGTCTCACTGCTCGTGCTGCTGTGGCCAAGGGTTACGAACGTGCATTCAGCGCCATCTTGGACTCCAACTTGACGACTGTTTTGACGGGTCTTATTTTGTACAAAATCGGTACGGGTTCTGTTAAGGGTTTCGGTCTTACGCTTACGATCGGTATCCTCACTTCTCTCTTCTGCGCTATCACGATTTCCCGTGCAATTCTCGACTGGAGACTTGCTAAGCGCGACAGAACAACGCTCTCTATCGGTTCTGGCTTCAAGGCTTTGAACAACGCCAACCTCCCGCTCATGAAGAACCGCGGCAAGTTCAAGGTTTTCTCTTGGATTCTCATTATTGCAAGTATCGCATGTGTTGCTGTGAAGGGTTTTGACTTTAGCATCGACTTCACGGGTGGTCAGGTCTATACAATCCAGTATCAGGATGACGCCAAGCACGAAACCGACTTGAACAAGGCTTTGAGCAAGGCTGGCATCCAGGGTGCTCGCGTTCGTTCTCTCGGTGGTACTTCTGCTAACTCTTACCAGATCAGCGTTCGCGGCGATGACGCTTCCTTTGAACTTGCTATGGCTAAGGCTTTCGAAGCCGCTAACCAGAAGTGCGAAATCGTGGCTAAGGACACTGTGGGTCCGACTATCGGTAAGGAACTCCGCTTCAACGCAATCTTGTCTGTGATTCTCGCATGGCTCGGCATCGCTCTCTACGTGTGGTTCCGATTCGGTAAGCTCGGCCTTGGCTTCGGTGTTGCTGCAGTGCTCGGCCTTATCCACGATACAATCATTACGCTTGGCTTTATCTCGGCATTTAGCCTTTCTTTCGACGGTGCCTTGATCGCTTCGCTCCTCACGATGATTGGTTACTCTGTCAACGACACTATCGTGAACTTCGACCGTATCCGTGAAAATACCGCTCTCTTCGGTTCTGCTAAGTATGAACAGACCGTCAATAGCTCTTTGAACCAGTGCTTCAGCCGTACGGTGATTACCTCTCTCACGACTCTCTTCGTTTGCGTGGTGCTCGCTGTTAAGGGTGGTTCCTCCATTCGCGACTTCGGTCTCGTTCAGTGCTTCGGTATCCTTATCGGTACTTACTCTTCTGTGTGCGTCTGCTCTCCGATCGTTCTCTGGTGGAGCAAAAAGTTCAAGAAGGGTGTGTAA